The genomic stretch TCAGGTACACAGGCAGTTTCTAACTGATAGATACATTGCCAAAGTTGAAAATTCTTCCCAGGAGGTATAAATTGGGAGATATACAGACTtcaaatggaaaggaaaaatcaggagagatttttaaaaaatggtggtTGATCCAATACCACTCACATTAcacccccaccaaagttgaaagttctgaaGATGGTGTCTGCTCCCAGGCTCAGGAGGGGTGGATAACGAGATTAGAGTTGACCTAGTCAGTGAAGAAAACCTCGAAGTAACAAAATCACTAAGatcaggagggagagggtgtCCCAGTACAAACTCTGCTCAGTGCTGATATTCTAGTATAGCATTGAATGACATCAACATACTGCAGGTCACTTGCTCCATAGGTTTTAAATGTCATAACAGATGAGATCCTGCTGCATGATTTATAGAATAGCAATATATTTGGAATCAATAGCTTTGCTATTACAGAAATGCATGTAAAATTATATTCTATAATTGCTTTAGATCTGCAGGAATGTACATTGGGAATCAACTTCAGTGAGCTTCATCATGTAAGCCCCTAACACTGGtcactaatttaaaaaaattacatcaaCAGTAGTTTTAGAGTGATTCATTCACAAAGGCAACAATCTAAGTTTGGGCAGTTTCACAGGATAGATTTACCTCTTGTGCCCAGAGGAAATGGAGAATCATTGCATCAAGTCCCCACTACACTGTACTGGAATTTCTAGATTCCAGAAATGGGTGCTTCTAGGCCTGCACCTGCAGTAGGCCCAGAGTAACTGTGCAGATAAAGTTCCCTGTTTGCCTGCCTCACTTCATGGTATGATTGGAGCTCTCCTCTGTTATGGCACAAAAAGCTGGTACTGTGGTGTGCATTAGGGCCCTGAACAGACTGGAGGGGTTTCCCAAGAGCACCTGGAACAATGGAACACAAGAACTGTTCATTCTCCTTCCATCCCCATTGCAATCTTTgagccttctggctgctgctctATAGTAACTGAAGCCAGAAGGCCCTAATTATGGTAGCTAGGCATGCAGCCTCAAGGTACATTCCCatttccacccccacctcccaatcCCAGCACACTTGGGCTATGCAATTGGCCCAAGCCAGAAACGTTTGACAGCTCTTTCACAGCACATCTTCAGTGCACTGCGCCTGTCTGGCTCATGGTTCCAGTAAGAAAAAAGCCCTCTAATCCAATTCACTGTTACATAGGCATGATTATAATGCAATATATTGTAATCTACAAGCACTAAATTGCACTCATGTTTCTATAAGCACCTGCTTTTTCCTTCTCAGTTGGAAAAAATGTTAGTGAAAGCTATCTGATTTCAATAAGGCAATATCTTCCTAATCATTGTTTAGAAGCAAGACATTATCCACACAAACTCTTATAAATTGAGAACTTTAATCCAGTACAGTTTCATGTGCTAACATTTATGGAGTCTTTGTTGTCAGACAATAATTGTTCCCTTTCGGAATCTTCAATACGCTCCCGGCACCAGGGAATCTTCAATAGGAGTGGCTTATGGAACCCGTTGTAGAGCACTGCACCCATCAGCAGGATGACAAAGCCTAGGATCTGGAGACCATGGAATTGCTCCCAACCTACTGCAAGGCTCACTATCCAGATGACTAAGGTCCGCAGACTGTCCAGAACCATCCGTGTGGTTGCACTGATTTCCTTTGTGACACTAATACCAGCAAAGTTGAAGAATGCAATACTCAAGATGTTTCCCAAGAGGGCCAGAAAGATTAATGGTTCTATCCCTATTTGACAGAAAGCATCAAGTGCATCTTCAAGGACACCTTTGGGGTTGCCACTGAATTGGCCCACAGGGATATAGTACATTGGAATCAACAGCAGAGTTAGGATGGTGAATCCAAAAAATCCTAAAGAGAAAAAATAATTACTACAAAATGGATAGGAAGGTTTAGCATCTTGCAATAAGTAACCTTAGCAGACATGAGTGTTAATACAGATCAACAAATGCAAGAGCAGGTGACAAGTTTGTATATGGATTTTTTTTGAATTCCCACTGATTCTAATTTCCAAGTATATCAATCATGTTTACTAAAAAAATGCTACACTAATAGTTCAAGACTGGTGTATACtaaaaatttttgctcatctagtcTATTTTGGCACCCAACACTCCCATTGATCAAGTCAAAAGTATTTGACAGTTTCCATAGATGAAATCTACTGTTTTTGATATGCCTTCAGTGTGTGCACACTGAAGTACCAAAGTAGAAAATCATCCCTTCCATGTAAACTTTTAGCAACAGGAAAGTGACCATTACACTTAACAAACCAACCTTTTTTTTAGTAGGCAAAAAAATGGCATTGGTCAATTAAGTgccccacaaaacagcaatggaGATAATGACTAGTTATGTGtattttttggtgttggttgagggaagaatgctgACTAAGTCAAAAGAAGTCTCCACTCCTCCTTGAATAGTGACCAACATCCACTTAAACAGTCAGACTATACCCCTGTTTAATATCTTATCCAAAGGATGCCTGCAGTGCAGTTCTGAAGGGGTGCTGAATTATTGGTGTTCACATTAAAGTATAGATCTTGGCCCTGGACCATCTGCCTTCTCACCATTTCCTTTTTTCTCTAGAGAAACCCCCAAATGAGTTATGATCAGACCAGGGGAAACAAGTTCCAAATTAGTCAAGTACAGTTGTGCCAAAGTATTGCTTGATATCAGTGATCAACATTTGGAACAGATGTCGAGGCAAAGTGGTGGAGATGAAAATCATTTTAGAAACAACTAAACACAGCAATGAGAAAGTGCAAGATGTTCCTGGATGAATAAGATGTGCTGAATAGGCTCTCATCCAAGTATCTTGCAAACTTATAGGCCTGGAAACAAGTTGATTATCCTTTGTCCTAGTATATGAACTAGACTCCATTTCTAGAAGAACTTAAGATTGGTATTGTCACTGTTGGGTGCTAGTACTGTTATCTAAACTACAGAACCAGTGTTTAAGTCATGTGCCATACTTCAGTTCTGATAGAAGAACTGGTTGTTCATGCAAGATGTATGGAATGGGGTTTGGGACAAAAAGGAAGACAAAGTTCTTTGACATGTAAATTAAAGTTAGTTATTTGAATGCAACATGGGTGTCAAAGCTGCACTTGGAAAAACATTGGATTGTTGCATAACACTACTGTGGTAAAGAAAAACCCTCAAGTTTACACAGTGGAACCAAATTTCCAGTCTGAGGTCAGATAAAGGAGTGGGAAGTGTACACTGGTACAGCAACAGATACTGTTTGGAGATTGTGTGCACATGAGGCCAATGCCAGATACAAGAAAGCAGGACTATTGCCAGAAACATGATATGTGAAATTTAGTATGCAAATAATTCTAGAACACAGCATTTACTGAAGTGCAAAACCTTCCTGCTTCTTGTGCAGTTTTCTTGTTTTAACTAGTCTACAGATAGAGTAGAGATGTGCGAAGGCAAGAGGGATGTGTGACTTTTCCTGGATTCCTTGGGGGAAATGGAGTATTTATCTATAGCTTTCCATTAAGGGATTAAAATGATTTGGGCTAGAGTCCATGATAGTGTAGCTTAGTCATCTGATCCACAATGGTTATTGCACTCCAACATATTCCCAGTCATGTTATTTATAGAAGTCCCAAACTGACTTGTCATTTAGCCAGACATTCCTCCTCAAAAATTTCACCACAATGTGACAAATGAAAGTTAGATAATGCTTTGTGATGTATTATCATGCAAGGATGTCAGTTTAAGTTTAGTTTAGGGTTTTTCCCCCACCACTAGTTATAAAAAGTTCATTTTTGCCACTGAAGTAAAAAACCTTGGCCTCAAATGGAACATACCCTCTGTTCCCACAGCTCGAAGTGGGTGTACATCATGTTTAGAAACAAATTTTTCTTCCAGCACCATCTGAATAGCAACAATGATCTGTGCTATGATAATGAGGAGGTCTCCTAGGTAGAAAAAGTTAGAGATTAAAATGGAAAACCCAAGTGACTGTCACTTGTTTGTCTTTGACAGTATCCCTAAAAGAAAATGCAGTTACTACAAAAGTGTCTGAGACCCATGATAACATGTCATGATTAGGCTTTTCCTGCATATTACTTCTCCCCCAGCTTATTAGTTATAAGTCCAGCACTGGTCCATGGAGACAAGAACCCAATTTAAAAACTATGGCCACAAAATTCCAATCTGGGTGAGGATTGGTCCTTGTTTCGCATGCTGAAGGTGTTAGAGGTATATCTTTCAGCCTCTTGTCCAGGCAGGATTAGAGCTGTGACTGTCCAGGTCAAAGTGATCAGACAGAGTTTCAAATACTGCTGGTCAAAGTGTTAGTGGAGGCAGAGTAAAAATAAATCTCAATTGAGTTTACCCTATCCAAGAGTAATTATGGTCTGATTCCAGAGAGTGTCTTTTGTGGAGCAGCACATTTCAGTGCAACATGAGACTGCAGAAATACCAAAAAAGTCTGGGGCTCATCCCTGGAGGCTGACTCAGCACAAACTTTTGCCTCTTACACCACCAAAATCAAACCATGCACAATGTTTCATAGGTGAATGCCTATTGAAAAAGGTAAATAGGCTCATTAATATCCTTTAATAAGGAAATTCCAATGGCTTTCATTCATTACTTTGCTAAATTCTGGCTACAGGCAGTCTGGGAGCAAAGCACTTTGCATAAAACATCTGCAATAATCAACATTCTGAAGTTGTGACATCATGAAAGGGGAACACTGATCTCAGCCATTCAGAAATATCAGTGCAATTGAACAGCATGATATACAATAGGAGTTTTACACAAGGTGGCCTGCTTCCAGGCTGTCCCAAACCACAAACAGTGCAAGAAAAGTCAAGGAGAAAACACCAACAGCAGAGATGTGTAATACTAATTATGAAACAATTGATCAATTTGAAATAGTTTGTATTTTGCAACTAGATCTCTTCCTGTAACTAGGGTGCAGGTTAGAGATCAATGCACAGTAGAACTAGTGCAAATCCAGCATCAAGGGCCATCCTGACTCCAAGGTCAAAGTGAAGCAAGAACCCTGGAGGCAGTAATCTCACCACTTCTGTTAGACATGTCATGCAGTGCAAATCCAGTGCAGTGCCCAATTGGTTTGCAAAGTGTTCAGGTGGTCTGTTGGACCTCCCAGACACTGCTCTCAACCTTTAAATTTAAGGTCAGTAGGTTGAGATTAATCTGTCCCCCTTGTAAACAAACATTTCAATTTCCAGCTTTAAAAAAATTCAGGCAGGATTCTGGTCTACTGTAAATGTACCCTAAATTAAAGCATTTAGTTTTACCGAAGGGCTATTAGAGAGTTAGATGAGATAAACATTCAACATACTGAACACTGGAAAAATAAAA from Heptranchias perlo isolate sHepPer1 chromosome 5, sHepPer1.hap1, whole genome shotgun sequence encodes the following:
- the slc35f6 gene encoding solute carrier family 35 member F6, translating into MAWTKYQLCLAAMMLITGSINTLSAKWADGFSAKGCHGSPIHQFNHPFLQAVGMFLGEVSCLAVFYIILCHDRQKPEPQMTSRKFNSFIFLPPALCDMTATSIMYIALNLTSASSFQMLRGAVVVFTGLLSVAFLGRRLIPSQWFGIFLTICGLVVVGLADFVNGNHDQGHHISQIVTGDLLIIIAQIIVAIQMVLEEKFVSKHDVHPLRAVGTEGFFGFTILTLLLIPMYYIPVGQFSGNPKGVLEDALDAFCQIGIEPLIFLALLGNILSIAFFNFAGISVTKEISATTRMVLDSLRTLVIWIVSLAVGWEQFHGLQILGFVILLMGAVLYNGFHKPLLLKIPWCRERIEDSEREQLLSDNKDSINVST